One Seriola aureovittata isolate HTS-2021-v1 ecotype China chromosome 3, ASM2101889v1, whole genome shotgun sequence genomic window, CATTTTGCAGGTTTTATTTAACCAGAAAAATGTTTGCTCTTTTTCAGCACCACATTGCTTCACATTTATCTACACAAGAAAAATACCCAGTAAATCCACATTAAGAATTGTTGTTAGTtagggcgtcgtgtggcgtagtgttttaagcaggcgccccatgtgtagaggttacagtcctcgctgcagtcggccccggttcgagtcccgaATCagacggcctttactgcatgtcattccccctctcagcctccccatttcctgtctctctactgtcctgtcgtataaaggcataaaaagccccccccccccaaaaaaaaaaaaaattgttgttaGAGCGgcctattattttcatttatgttcCCCATCTATTTTAAGATTCTCCGCTCatgttttgtatctttttttcctttctttggtAATGTTAAATCTACATTTAAAGACTCTTACTTGAGGCCTGTGATTTTAGTCTCAAAGGCCTGGACCAGGTTCTTGGCTTCTTCTTTCCAGCGCTGAGTACTTTTCTGCTGTGCTGTAAGGAGGCGTGTCAGATCAGCACTGGTGCTTCGGCcgctctcctccagctccctcaCCCGTGCGTCAAGTCCCTGCTCCTTCAGACTGTACTCCTGCTCTACCTGTGACACCTGGAGGAGGGCAGCGGAGTGAGGAGGTCTGTGGACATAAGGTTGCCCTGCTGGTCCGAGATTCATTCAACTGGATAAAGAAGACTCGCATATCCAGCTTTGTGTGAACTAATAAAATTTAATTCTACATTACCAGTCAGTAACATCACTTTATGAAAGCATGACTTGTATGTGAACCATGTATTAACTTCTGCCAACTTTCACACCACCTTGAATGCAAGCATTTCTTCCACTAATGGGTCTTCTGCTGTTGATCAAAATGGTTGTCTGACAACACTTCAGAGCAGCAGGctgaacaaatacatttttcttaccCCACTGTCTTTTGTGGCTTTAGAGggagtctgagaaaataacatCTTGAAAAGATCTCAGCACTTCAAAGACAGGGGGTCTAACAAAAGATGATATTGAGATGCATTATGAGAATTGTAAGATGCAGGGGTTCTGAAAGTTAACCCACACTTGGggctaaaagtcaggatatttTGGCTTCTGCTGCAGCAATTTCGACTTTCTTCAAGCCGTGTTAGTGGAGTGGCTTTTTCAAATGTTcgaccactttggtccagactgaaaatatctcaacaaatgTTTTCGTACAGACAATCATGGTCCTCCAATGGTCGCGCTGAGTTTTAGTGAgttggatggatttccatgaagACATTTATGGTACCCAGAGTGTTCTCTTATCCTGTGAAATTTCATTTAACAGAAGGACATTGGGCTTTTTTGTGAGATGTCTGGATAACTATTGGCTGGATTGCCAAGAAATTGGTCGTGATACATGTTCCTCTCAGGATGACTTGTATTAACTTATCATCGAGTCATCGTCAGGTCAAAATTTGAACTTGTCCAATACTTTTGTtgatgaccaaatacctgcaaaactaatgtcATTGCCATCAGCCTAatctgtgctttgtgtttctgcttaTTGGCAAAGAGCAGTGGGGGGCAAACCCTTGGATGAGACTCTGATTTGAGAAGATTTCAGAGCTGATTGGTGATTACAGTGCACCGTGTGTCTGGCTCATGTTTGCTGTTTTGCGAATAATTATCAACTTTTAATCctcattttaatctgtttctgAAAAGTCCCCGAAATTCATGGAAGAGCATGACAAAATCGCTGGAATAACCCTTTAGCAGAttgtctctcctcttctccccttGCATTTATTCCACAGCCTTCCTCCTATtatattcttctttttcatcattCTAGTAAGAATGGCCTCATATACTTGCACTTGTTGCAGTGTCATTTCCTTCACTTTCTTCGTTTACTACCAAACTCCAACTTCACTCTTACTTCAATGTGTCTTTTCTAACTGTTCTTGTAGAGGGCACTGATTCCGTCACTCCTTTCTGTTTCTATAGTTACCTGTTGTTTGGCCTTCTTTTGGACCAGCAGCATGGCCTTGCGCAGCTCATCCATCTCCCTGCAGAGCTGCAAGTTCTCCTGTTGCAGGTGGAGTCGCTCCTCACTGACGCTAACACAGTCGTCCCGGACTGCAGTCAGAGAGCCCTGCAAGCGCTGCACTTCCTCTTGGCACCGGGACAGCTCCTCACTGTAGCTgcagatggatagatagatcaaggaggaaagaggagaaaaagacagagacaaggacaaaatgttaattttcaaACCACCGTTATTATTGGCAGCAGATAGAGCCACATGGGCAACACTCCCTGCCATTCTGAGTGCTCTGGGATGTGAGAAGGAATGGAGTAAAGGTGGATAACCTAACTTCCAGCCTTTAATACTAAGTATTAAATATTGCACTCACTCCATGTCCATCTTTTTTAGTTTGTTCTGGGTGCTTTGTAGAGTGAGGCTCAtgtcttccttcatcctctctgcaTTCAGACACCTCTGATGAAGGGCATCAATCTTCCTGAACTCTGGCTCTGCCCTACCTTCCTTATACACCTAGGAGAAAAACACATCACGCAGCATTAAAAAGAATCAATAGTACCGCCTTAGCCCATTCATAAAACCATATCATCACACACTAAACTCTGGATctaacttcttcttctgctacTTTCATACATACCTTCTCCAgttcctcctctgcagctttTCTCTCCCGCAAGGACCTTTCAATCTGAGACTCTTTATCTGCACACTCCTAGAGAGAGCAATAGAAAGACAGAACGAGGAGAGTCAGGGAAAAAACAGGGTTGGAGACAGAAAAGATGAGTAGACAGGTACAGACTAAAAAAGGATTTTGTATGATTTTGAGAGGTATTTGTCCTTCTTACCAGCTGCAGTGCAGACAGCTCCTCGGCCATACGGTGGATTTGAATGTTGCACTGCTTGCGCACATTTTCCACCTGTTAAAGATAAAGTCACAGCTCAAATATGGGCAATGACTGCAGGGATCTGGGGAGTGtaattgcttttcatttttctttcagttaGATAGACAGTACCTTTTACTCGACAAAACCTTAGCCACCCTGTACCAATTCACTCACACTACCTCATTAAACTGATTCATctacaatattttatttctaaaatggtttatttaacaaagtgAATTTCCATATGTGTAAGAAGTGTTGCTAGCTTGGTTCTGGTGgcctttgttttaaaatgctgaCTGTGTAATCTCAATGTCCCTGGTTCAGGTCAGGAGTTTTATGATGCAACCTGAAACcttcattgtttacatccacGTTTGCTTGCTTGCATTTATCTTCTTCCTTACTTCTATGGGAGCATTTCCTCATTTCTTGGCACATTACCACCACCAATGATCCATTGATGGAATAGTGAAAAACGATTGTCTGTGCATCACAACACCTGTGTTCATGTGCGTTCTTGTGTGGGTGCACAAcatccaaacaaaaaaaatggggCCCACTCTTTAAAACATTGCTAAAACATGCTTCTAACAGTTAAAGCTCAACAGGGTATTTAAGTTCACACCTCTATTTTGGGAAACTCCACTCCTCATGCATAACTGTCTGAGTGGTACTTTAGTCTTCAGGTAAGTCTGAGGACAGTTTGGGGATTAATTCTTCATTACACGTGCTTATCTCAGCACTGAATGGCTTTaaatgaagatgaaggagagaggagattaAGGTGAGAAAAAACTACCTCACTTTGACTGCAATGTTTAACCTTAACCTCCAACTCCATAACAAAATTACCTCGAAGGTAAAAAAGCAAAGGCACGGCAAGGTCCATCATTTCCAGAAAGTCTTACGCATCAACAGTTAATTATCTTCTGTTGAAGGCAAGACAGAGACTAAGATGGCAGCCAGCACTGCAGTCATACTAGGCTTCATTAACAGGATTAAACAGTTTAAGGGCTTGATGAAGAAGAACCATTAATAGAGCATTAATCACCATGTCGCTAACTGAGGTTAGGCAGGAGGAAAGAGCAGTGCTTTGCTTTTGGCTTAGTAGGTCATGTGTTAAAAAACGCTAGGGCTTAAGAACTGGTACAGCTGGAGGTTGTGCTTCCAGGTGACTCtaatttaaaggagctatttataagttttgctattgctacatagccaatgttagcattaacagctgttcacttagaAGTCTACAAGAAATGTTGccagttcagtatcaaacttcatttctttactcaccaGGAGCTGTCTTTagctgtggaaagcaaccctcttgttttgcctGTATTTGtatcttcttttcctctcctgaaattagcatgctaaccagctagctccggtCTGGTCACCCTTTCTTGTtactttccaataccgagtcactgtagtgtccaatCTGCCTTGAAGCAGTAGTACTGCTCacaggacgtattataacctcttgtattgtataaatgcaacaatggctgaagctcttggcaagactgttTGCTGGCTATGTAACAATAgtaaaacttgcaaatagcccctttaaataaaaaaaatcttttatttttatgaatatttatttctttaagtaAGTATACAGAGTTGGTACACCATATCTGTAGGCCAgtgctttaaaaatgatgtgataTATATCAAATAACACGGCTGTATCTACTGGGCTGAAagatacatttttcttcttctttttttgttctggtaaacaatgaaaaaaaatgataatggtGAATGATGGTACATTTGTGAGCTTAAAAGCAGATTtgagtcaaacacacaaataacatgGAGGGCATTTAGTAGAATAAGCTGTGACCTGTGAAATATTTTGTTACTGATGACCTGAAAGATTTTAAAGCTTCCAAACAGCTACAATTCTGTCATGGAGTTTCAGTGTTAACTTCTGcagaaacagcaaacagcaaacagccCACCAGTTCTTGCTCAGAGAGCCATGCAGAACTCCCCACCTCTTTTCTGGTGCGGACGGCAGCATCCTGGATCAACTGTTTGATGGCCTCCTTTGTCTTCTCTAACTCTTCtatcctctgtttctctcttaaCAAGGCCTGAAGGGAGAGTGTAAAGACAGACGCAGATACACATTTCAGTGGGCAAAGTTCCCTAGTGCTGAAGGGATGTGGACTTTTGTTAGAGGATAAAAGTGCTTAACAGACTGAGGGGAAGGCTTGGTCAgtgaaaaagactgaaaaaaaggagggaagagaTAGACTAAtagaggaagaaacaaagacagagtgaCTGTGATCACCTGGTCCTTCTGCAGAGCAGCCTCCTCAGCCACCTGAACACTCTCTCTGACTTTGGCCAGAGCCTCATACTTCTCTTCTTCTAGGGTGGTGCAACGTGCCTGGAGTTCTCCCAACTTTCTCTCCCACACAGTTTGCTCTCTGCGAAAGGAGTCTGCCTCCTGAGATGTAACCTTTAGCCTGGCAGTGGAGAAAAGGAGTGAGTACCAGCAGCAGGGGGAAAGACACAAAACTGAACCCCAGAACTCTTGTCTTATTGTTTGACCCAACTGCAATTTCACTGTAGtttgacaatgacaataaaCTTCTTGAATCTTGATGTAACGTACCACAATTTCCCCAAAGATTCAAGCATAGAAGTGCTCCGTAAGCTCAACTACTGTTAATGTTGTTGGCCTGTTGATATGTATTTTAAGTCACTTTGATAAACACAATGTTGTATGATCATATCTAGTTACCCACTTCGAAAACATGCAGAGTTTCTTCAAATTTCATGAATAATTTACACAATTTTCTAATTTAATTGGTCCCAAATTACATATAAGAGTTCTATAGTGTTgcatgaattaaataaataatcaaaatactTGCAATAAAGGTCAGAAGAGTGGAAAGGTGCTTAAAGGTGAAGCAGCAGTTTAAATTGTGCTCACCTGGCCTCTAGCTGGCTCAAGGCCGCCTGGAGCTGTTGGAGGCGTCTGTCTGCCGCATCCTCTCGGCCCTTAGCCTCTGCCACATCCTCCTcctaaatacatacacacatatggcTGTCAAAGGACGGTTGCGAAAAACAAGGATTTTCATTGCAGGTCAATTAAATGGATTCATcacttgtttaaaaaatatgacGAAAGTTGGCTATGATAGCCCAAAGTGATGCCCAACAGCCAAAATAACTAAAACCCAGAATTGAAATATTGACTGACACATAGAATCAactgctgtttcactgtgtttcgTCTTAAGTTTCCTGATCGAGCTCTAAACTACCTTCCCAAAGCCCCAGtaggttgtatttttttttcgacacattttttccttccctcacCCGTCTGTGCATCTGGTCCTGGACATTCTGCAACAATTTGGTCATCTCATCCACTTTGGCTGTTGCTGTCCTGAGTTCAGCCTTGGCTTGTCTacagtgggaggagagagagaaaacaatagTTCAAACATATACTGTAACTGTTGCCATTTTTAATTCATGGTCGCCTTATTTGGTTTACAGTCTCCTTATTAGGTCAGCTTAGTTACCTGAGCTGGCTGTGTagctcctccatctctgtgctctgctctgttaCCGTCTTCAGGAACTGCTGGTTAGTCTGTGTGTGGCAAGGAAGACAAGACTGCCATTTGTGTGGCATGACTGCAAATACAGACTTTGGACTTTATGTCACAACCAATGCTCCCTGAAACTTCTCTCTCAAAACGTTGTACACCCTTTTTTAGAACAAACCCTAAGGAACCTTTGTCAGTCATTCACTGCTACAAAGTCAATTGTtcccacacacagtcactgaaaAGGCTGCTCGTATGAGAAGTCAGAGAGGGGAAAGCAAAAGGCTTGCCatctcattaaaaatgtatcagaGGAATATAGCGTTACTCGCTCCTAACACACTGTATTGTGTCCAAAGTAAGCACCaggcatatgtgtgtttgtgttcatgggTTTTTACGTGaataaatatatgcaaaatAGGCAGCGCGCCTTAATCTCAAAGTCAGGTTAACAGTCTCTCTAAATAGAGCCTAAACAGTTTAGTGCTGAAAGTATTTATCGTTGACTgtaggggagggagagagagagagagagagagagagagagagagagacgagtgTACAACAGCATGtgctggaaaaagaaaaagctaagGTAGTTAGAGGATTACCAAGCCAGCTGACAGTCCATTCATTATACAACCAAGACAGTTCTGGCTGACTACCAGAGTGATTTAGAAACCAATTCACTTAGTTATAAGATTAATTATTGGAGCAGGGTTTAATTTGGAGAAGTGCACACCATTTCGATCCCATGGCTAATTAGGGGAGAATAACTTAACACACTTTTAATTAACCGTCACTTACCGATTCTAGTTTCTGATTGGCCACTTGTAGTTTGTGTGAGTGCTGCTGGAACTGAACAAGCTGATcctgtgacagaaaaaagggGACATTCAATAAAATTTAACAGCTCGTAATTACCTCATGTTTATATCAAGCATTAACTGAGGACAAACTGCTCTAATTAAACCCATTTCTATAATAATGGCTCCATCTAGTGGTGAAATGCTGATGTCCTAATAATGTGCCGCCTCTACATGTTAATGTGGAAACGCTGAACCTTGAGCTGCTGTCGCTGAGCATCGTGGATCTGTCCTTCAGAGATGGTTTTCTGGTAGACCTGCTGGATGCGGTCCAGCTCCTGGGCTGCCGTCTGCCACAGCTCCATGGCCTGCACCCgctcctaacacacacacacacacacacacacacacacacacacacacacacacacagtacaaaatgtacacagacactctttcacacactcagaAGCATTTATGCATGCTAAAGAAATTGCTGCTTTCTTCCCAGGAGttagatgaggaggagaagaagaacaccAAACACCTCTGTACACTCAGTAGACAGACACTGGAAGTATGGAAAACAGCTTGAGGAATAACGCCCTCTAACCAGTTTCAAAATTGTGCTGTTTTCAGGTTGTATCTTGTTGGCAAGACACTAAATCCAAAAATCATCTGGATTTTATTCAGAGTCATGAGAGTGTGCAAAAATGGCAACTTCATTATAAGGGCAGTGCTGTGTCGAGCCCCTGGGACCAGCTGTTGTTGCTACTGTTATCAATTAAAAGCTCCAATTCGTTAGCTAACCACTCAGTAAACCattatgtcttgttttttgttgcttcaaatgtaaaacacacaagatACAATGTGCAGATATAACAGTTTAAAAGCAGCTTTGACAAAGCTAGAGAGGCTGTTTCGCCCGGCTCACTACTGAATTCACAGAGATCTAAATCATATTGATCCTCTAATCTAACTCCCAGTAACGCCAAACGTTCACAGCATCCAGATGCATCaaattcagtttactatcatagaggataaagaaaagcatcaaatcctcacactgAAAAGCTTCAGGCAGAGAATGTTGATGCAGatcaattttctgttgatcagtctatcaattaatcaactaatcattgcagctctaaaaaTATTATGTATAAGCCACAATCTAATTTCATACTTGTACGACTGACAACAGgaacagaaaaatatgtaaataataacaacTATATTGTGAAcacagctgcattaaaacacagtaTACATTAGGTGATCTGAGGGACCAGGAGGGGACTGAACGGAGACTTAACTGGccatcttcctccctcccttgtttgcttttcttctctctttgtttcactAGCTACACAGACAATAGCACTAACGTAGGCTCTGTACTCTATGTGTGAAGACATCTTCTCAAAATTAGAGCAGCTCACATCTTTGGCAAATATAAACCTGCAGTTTAAAGACAGTGGAGTGTGAAAAAGGGCCAAATGTGAGCAGCTCCAGACGCGGAcccagaggacacacacagaggctagAATGGCAGCGGATCAACTCCAGCGGCCGTGACCGAGCCAGAACGCAACGTAACCAGATGGTGTGTACATTGGCCGTAAGACAACAAACAACCGTattatcttcattattttattatgcaCTATGACAAATAATATGCACATTATAAACACATAATTGTAATAGTGAACTTAATCTTCAAAGATATGGACATCAAATATGGACACAATGCAGACCTGTTCAGACAGCTGGACCTGCTCTTGGAGTTTTTTGATGACTCCTTCTTCCTCCAGTGTGCTGCCCTCCACTCCTGAAGCCACCGGCAGAGCATGCAGCTGCTTCTCGACAGACTCCCTCAGCTCCGCATGCAGCCTGGAAAAGACGAGTCTTGATTATGAGGGTTGACACTGAAGATTTTAATTTGCagatagttttttattttaaattaaacatctcAACCTTGATTACTGTCTATCCAGCATTTCATTTGGCTGTAATGTAAATGGTCTAGGAGCCTTGATTACCAACAAAGAACTAATTACCTACAAAACTAACACAATTCTCACTGTAACCTTATCTAAGCTCTAAACAATTAGTCGCtcaatgtataaaaaaaaaactatgtgaAATCTGATATTCTCTTATAACATCTCTCATTGATTAATGTTGATTAATGTGATACATCTTCACTATCTTTCATGCTGTTGTGTGCTAAGGGCGGCAGTGTCACAGCCAAAGACACCAACAGACTGAACAAGATCAGAAAAGCCGGCTAACAATTCTGGACTCCAATTCATCCGCTCACTATCTGAATTATCACCTGCACTTTGGTACTCATAATTCTGCATGGGTCATGCCGTCTGCCACTTCACGTATCAAACACTTTAACACTGCACAGGCACTTTACTGCTGTACACAATCCAACAATCATTTCTACATAtataaagacacacatacacaccatatATTGTCTCTGTTTATATTCtcactgtaaatacatttccattttattcattttaattttttaatatattctattattattattcgtctgtttcattttatcttatttttcttacttctatgggtattttttgtttatcttgAATGTAACGCTGTAATGTAAAAAAGTGCTATCTTATCTACTGTGTAACCACTCATCCTATGTTGAGAACAGTACAATTTTCCTACCTTTCGTTCTCCTTGACAACCCTCTCCAACTTCACTTTGACATCTGTCATCTgcatctgtttattttaaacaacAGAACATTGTATGTTATTGATTAGTTTAGACAGCCTGGTGGATTTTAGGGTGCCTTCAGTCAAATTTAAGCACAGATTTGCCCATTTAAAAAGTTACACAtgactaaaaaataaaaagatcaaGTGATATTCATTACACAGCTGTCTTTTAATCTTCGACTTTCTGCTATTCAATTTAGAATTTTTCAAGAGCTTAGACTTAAGCAATCCCATTTCTTCAGCTTAtatctacagtgtgtttgtaatatttcagtAGACAAAGTTAAGATATTTCATGTTTGTGAATTTGAGCATCATTTTATATCACTGTCAGAAACAAATTTAATTGCCCCAGTGTTTTTCACCTGGTATCTCTGCAGTTGCTCCGTCATTTCATCCATATGCCGATCATACTCTGCTATCAGAGGAGCCATTATACTGTAACACAGATGAAATACGTCACAAGTATTTTCTCTCAGGTGCATACATATGAAGAAAAGGTTGTTTTTCCACTAACTTGGACTTCAACGAGAATATGTTCATTGTCCTACATAAAAAGGCTTTTTTCGTGCCTGACCTTCTGTCTGAGATCCAGGGTGCAGGAGACTCAGCCCGCCTTGCCTCCTCAACCTGATCGACATAAGACACACAGTTAGCAGTTAGCCTAATAGGATGTCCAGTTGTAGTACATTATACCAAATACCTTTGTTTCCTTCATtaccaaaacaaaatacagatgGAAAGGTTACAGAGAACAAagctttcattcatttaaattcccatatatgtacatacaaatTTCCTGgcaaaaaacattaacacaaaacaCTCACTGAGCATACCTAATAATGAGCCTAAATCATTTTTAGTTAAGCTAAATCTTTGCCAGTTTAAAGAGGTTTATGATGATTCCTTTTTACCTGAGATGATGTGGATTGAGTGTGGTGTCCATATTGATACTGGCTGAGAGCTGAATTTAACCTGTGGACTAATAACAGAAATATAAGTAGATAAGCCTACACACTACATTATTCAGAGTTGTCAAGTTTTCAGTTTCCACACTAAAATATgcatttttgaaaatgcaaCTTTTCACAAATAAGGTCATACTTTGAAACTGTAGCATTCTCCATTTAGGTGTagttaaagaacaaaaagacaaGTAGAAACATCTTGGCCATATTGTGTCTTTGCCAGTGTAGCCAAAATTTAAATTAGACATTAGTCTTATTCAGAACTTGAGTGACAGGAACATTACGTAAGAAAAAAGTCAGGAGTCAGGGAGACCTATCAACCTACTGGTGTTATCCTCCCTGGTCTGTCCTTACCTTGATCACGCAAAAACTCAACTTCTGCATCCATGCTGAGGGTGTGGTccaaacagaagcaaaacaattTACGTCGGCAAGTTGGAAACGATCACCGGGAACTATAGATGCAGCTACAATTTGTCCGCTAGTACTTTAGTGGCTATTTTCAAGGTAACGTTTGAGTGCGGGAGTTTAAACCCCGTCTACTTTAAGTACATGACTTGAGACGTTACAAAGCTTCTAAAAACATATATCAATGTGTATCGCGTGTTCCCGTAGTTACCTGCTGCAGCTAGCGTTAGCTGGTGCAGCTAATCAATCTCAGCTAAGTTTAGCTAACAAAACCTTTGATAAGTTGAACAAATGGCTGATTTGCAACACAATATAATATTTTCAGAGGGAACTGACTCTTCTgacatatataaatgtattagAAGCCAGGCGGTAATGTGAAATAGAAATACATGATTGGGTTTTTTGTTATAATCCTCCGTTCCGCCGTCTGtttaaaagtaaacaaaatgacacaacCAATGACAATGAAGATGTGTTCCCTTAAAGATGTTCCGTTTGTACATCAGGGTGGAATAAAGGTTCCGCTTTGCTACAGGAAGCAGCAGTCCGGTTTCTTGGAAGTTAACCAAGCTTTTAGTTTCAGTGCGAGTAACgttatcatatatgacattttggAAAGTGGAAAGAGATTATGTTTGCACCACAGCTATTTTGTCTGTTTAGTCAGAAAGTAACAAACGTATTTGTATAAAATTTGCTGGCTACCTGGCGGTAAACTACTAACAAAATTGGATTTTGGTGATGAGAACGATTCTGCTGGAAAACAACGTCTTCTGGGTAATTTGCTTATTTGTCCAGACATCACATGTACTCTGAAACCACAACCAGCACATCAAGTGAATTCACTTTGATGGTTCCAAGCTTCTTCTGTCAGGAAGTCAATTTTACTATCTAGTAAGTTATTGAGTAACAGAACTGTACTTGACATTTGATAACGAACTGCTTAAAGAACCGAACAGTGTGTATTAGGGCATGACAAGCTCAGCTCGGGACAGTTGAGAGTATTTTATTCAGTGAGTCTTGGGAGCCTTTGACAACATGGGGGTAGCTCGTGGACTACAGTGTGTGACACTATTCCACATCCTGCTGTGCTGTGCATCTCTGTAAGTTTGTAATGTGTTGCTGTACTGTGTCACTTTG contains:
- the sclt1 gene encoding sodium channel and clathrin linker 1 isoform X2, with amino-acid sequence MDAEVEFLRDQVHRLNSALSQYQYGHHTQSTSSQVEEARRAESPAPWISDRSIMAPLIAEYDRHMDEMTEQLQRYQMQMTDVKVKLERVVKENERLHAELRESVEKQLHALPVASGVEGSTLEEEGVIKKLQEQVQLSEQERVQAMELWQTAAQELDRIQQVYQKTISEGQIHDAQRQQLKDQLVQFQQHSHKLQVANQKLESTNQQFLKTVTEQSTEMEELHSQLRQAKAELRTATAKVDEMTKLLQNVQDQMHRREEDVAEAKGREDAADRRLQQLQAALSQLEARLKVTSQEADSFRREQTVWERKLGELQARCTTLEEEKYEALAKVRESVQVAEEAALQKDQALLREKQRIEELEKTKEAIKQLIQDAAVRTRKEVENVRKQCNIQIHRMAEELSALQLECADKESQIERSLRERKAAEEELEKVYKEGRAEPEFRKIDALHQRCLNAERMKEDMSLTLQSTQNKLKKMDMDYSEELSRCQEEVQRLQGSLTAVRDDCVSVSEERLHLQQENLQLCREMDELRKAMLLVQKKAKQQVSQVEQEYSLKEQGLDARVRELEESGRSTSADLTRLLTAQQKSTQRWKEEAKNLVQAFETKITGLKAELNRQKQRSHELEITLETDHHTIAEYERQLAEYQEKTSRLQRRLTQAEQRATTATQQLTILASQRRKTATVDP
- the sclt1 gene encoding sodium channel and clathrin linker 1 isoform X1, yielding MLQFQIHRLNSALSQYQYGHHTQSTSSQVEEARRAESPAPWISDRSIMAPLIAEYDRHMDEMTEQLQRYQMQMTDVKVKLERVVKENERLHAELRESVEKQLHALPVASGVEGSTLEEEGVIKKLQEQVQLSEQERVQAMELWQTAAQELDRIQQVYQKTISEGQIHDAQRQQLKDQLVQFQQHSHKLQVANQKLESTNQQFLKTVTEQSTEMEELHSQLRQAKAELRTATAKVDEMTKLLQNVQDQMHRREEDVAEAKGREDAADRRLQQLQAALSQLEARLKVTSQEADSFRREQTVWERKLGELQARCTTLEEEKYEALAKVRESVQVAEEAALQKDQALLREKQRIEELEKTKEAIKQLIQDAAVRTRKEVENVRKQCNIQIHRMAEELSALQLECADKESQIERSLRERKAAEEELEKVYKEGRAEPEFRKIDALHQRCLNAERMKEDMSLTLQSTQNKLKKMDMDYSEELSRCQEEVQRLQGSLTAVRDDCVSVSEERLHLQQENLQLCREMDELRKAMLLVQKKAKQQVSQVEQEYSLKEQGLDARVRELEESGRSTSADLTRLLTAQQKSTQRWKEEAKNLVQAFETKITGLKAELNRQKQRSHELEITLETDHHTIAEYERQLAEYQEKTSRLQRRLTQAEQRATTATQQLTILASQRRKTATVDP
- the sclt1 gene encoding sodium channel and clathrin linker 1 isoform X3, which produces MAPLIAEYDRHMDEMTEQLQRYQMQMTDVKVKLERVVKENERLHAELRESVEKQLHALPVASGVEGSTLEEEGVIKKLQEQVQLSEQERVQAMELWQTAAQELDRIQQVYQKTISEGQIHDAQRQQLKDQLVQFQQHSHKLQVANQKLESTNQQFLKTVTEQSTEMEELHSQLRQAKAELRTATAKVDEMTKLLQNVQDQMHRREEDVAEAKGREDAADRRLQQLQAALSQLEARLKVTSQEADSFRREQTVWERKLGELQARCTTLEEEKYEALAKVRESVQVAEEAALQKDQALLREKQRIEELEKTKEAIKQLIQDAAVRTRKEVENVRKQCNIQIHRMAEELSALQLECADKESQIERSLRERKAAEEELEKVYKEGRAEPEFRKIDALHQRCLNAERMKEDMSLTLQSTQNKLKKMDMDYSEELSRCQEEVQRLQGSLTAVRDDCVSVSEERLHLQQENLQLCREMDELRKAMLLVQKKAKQQVSQVEQEYSLKEQGLDARVRELEESGRSTSADLTRLLTAQQKSTQRWKEEAKNLVQAFETKITGLKAELNRQKQRSHELEITLETDHHTIAEYERQLAEYQEKTSRLQRRLTQAEQRATTATQQLTILASQRRKTATVDP